In Fusarium oxysporum Fo47 chromosome XI, complete sequence, the following are encoded in one genomic region:
- a CDS encoding Endoribonuclease L-PSP/chorismate mutase-like protein — translation MMASQNGEAYILPAQKAKTLANYPHARVIHQSAKTIFVSGTSSRRGDGTFAGCTTGADGTHHLDICLQTEAVLQNIGVIIDGATNGACGLQNVINATVFLTDMKDYDRMNKEWNKVWPDKAKAPARTCIQVAALPNERLNVEIQCTVLWAD, via the coding sequence ATGATGGCATCCCAGAACGGTGAGGCTTATATTCTTCCGGCGCAAAAAGCTAAAACCCTCGCGAACTATCCCCACGCTCGGGTGATACATCAATCAGCCAAAACTATTTTCGTTTCTGGTACCTCGTCACGCCGTGGCGACGGAACATTCGCGGGTTGCACCACAGGCGCTGATGGAACGCACCATCTCGACATTTGCCTCCAGACGGAAGCCGTGCTGCAAAATATCGGAGTCATCATTGACGGGGCAACAAACGGCGCATGTGGACTACAGAATGTGATCAACGCCACTGTTTTTTTGACCGACATGAAAGATTATGATAGGATGAACAAGGAGTGGAATAAAGTGTGGCCAGATAAGGCCAAGGCGCCTGCGAGAACCTGTATACAGGTTGCGGCCTTGCCGAATGAAAGGTTAAACGTCGAAATCCAGTGCACTGTTCTGTGGGCAGACTAG